In Hydractinia symbiolongicarpus strain clone_291-10 chromosome 13, HSymV2.1, whole genome shotgun sequence, a single genomic region encodes these proteins:
- the LOC130624347 gene encoding uncharacterized protein LOC130624347, protein MHSKDDYLIRKFPWMTTLKRSVILLLFAVVSTIVFYSVEECLQHNKTQVKPYQAQEMKRCLEIVFGSHVERFAKENSSLINITSADFISQCQKVILPVSDNEKHHCNFTWKQIMKWAYHVVISLFGIGRTTKHLTGLWSQFFNVFFIFFGVILTTRVYMWVGFIGVNLVNIFLKRAKEIVNYKWIPRQKFQIVVLSFALLVTYAIICATITTIFSNKTFSFHLVYTWLMIMFCLSDENLLAHAYKNKPADIIVPIFLVVVGFTFTSTLIAALINVKYRLTYTLKKTIVKSKKGKMQGCLV, encoded by the exons ATGCATTCTAAAGACGACTATCTAATCCGAAAATTCCCATGGATGACAACTTTAAAGAGAAGCGTTATTCTGTTATTATTTGCTGTCGTCAGCACAATTGTTTTTTACAGTGTGGAGGAGTGCCTGCAGCATAACAAAACACAAGTAAAACCATACCAAGCTCAAGAAATGAAAAGATGCTTGGAAATAGTATTCGGAAGTCATGTTGAGCGTTTCGCAAAGGAAAACAGTTCATTGATAAATATTACGTCAGCCGACTTCATATCACAATGCCAAAAGGTTATTTTGCCGGTTTCTGACAATGAAAAACATCACTGTAATTTTACATGGAAGCAAATCATGAAATGGGCGTACCACGTGGTTATCAGCTTGTTTGGAATAG GTAGAACAACTAAACATTTGACGGGGTTATGGAGTCAATTCTTTAACGTGTTCTTCATTTTCTTCGGTGTTATCCTAACGACGCGAGTGTATATGTGGGTTGGCTTTATCGGCGTCAATCTTGTCAACATCTTCTTGAAAAGAGCAAAAGAAATCGTGAACTATAAGTGGATACCACGCCAAAAATTTCAAATTGTCGTCCTGTCTTTTGCATTGTTGGTTACATATGCTATCATATGTGCAACTATTACCACCATATTTTCAAACAAGACGTTTTCATTTCACTTGGTCTACACGTGGCTCATGATAATGTTTTGTCTTTCAGATGAAAATCTTCTCGCGCATGCGTATAAAAACAAACCGGCTGACATCATTGTCCCGATATTCTTAGTTGTTGTTGGTTTTACTTTCACAAGCACGTTAATAGCAGCGTTAATAAACGTTAAATATCGATTGACTTACACGCTTAAAAAAACTATCGTGAAAAGCAAGAAAGGGAAAATGCAAGGTTGTCTAGTGTAA